The DNA region CTCGAGCATCGTATTCGCAAAGCCAGCATAAGGCTGAGTCATCGGAATCACCCAGCTCCCGGCCGGAAAGTCGACGCCACCGACATTGAAGCTCGACTCAGCCTGGTGCACCTCTACATCTGCCATCGTCAGTGCTCGCAGTGCATACGTGATCCCCTGCGGATTCTTCTGGTCCGCCGGTATCACCCACGCGTCGGGCCATGCATCCCATCCGTCGACTGCGCGCTGATTCACACCGACGAAATTCTCTAGCCAGTAACGGCGGTTCCGGGCCGCGTTGGTGAGCAGGGCTAGGGCTCCGGCTTTCTGATATTCGACGATGTCCGGGAGCCCCCAAGCTCCACCTTTCCAAGGATCGGGGAAATTCCACGACCGCTTGCTGGCGTCAAAGTTGCGGCCCGGGCCAAGACGCTCAGAGGCGATGTTGACGGGGGTAGCCATCTGAGCGGACGCCGTCTCGGAAAGGATTCGCGCCGCACCGTGATAGTGCATGTACGCACGGGCCGGCGAGAACGCGTCGTACATCGCATTCACCACCACGCCCTTCTTCCCCTGACCGGTGAGCTCCGCGGCCATGTAGGTGCCAAGCTGACTCACCGCGCTGGTCAGTGCCGGGTCGATGTTCGGCTCCCACGGCTCGATATAGGGAGGGAAAAAGATGCGAGCCCCGTTGGTGCCCATCTGATGGACATCGTGGACGATCTGCGGATGCCACGCGTTGTGCGCCCTCTCAACGGTGAGCACGGTTTCATCCTGCGTGAACGCATACCAGTCACGGTTGTTGTCGTGTCCGACATATGAATGGTAGAGCCACGGGAGAGGAGCACCCTCGTACTCGGTCCCGACGTTGCTCATGTACCAGTCTGCGACCCACTGGAGGCCGTCCGGGTTGAGCGACGGGACTTGAAGCAGGATCACATTGTCCAGAATCTGCTGAATCTTCTCGCTATCGGAAGACGCCAATTCATAAGCGAGGTTCGCCGACATCTGGCTGGCGCCGACCTCCGTGGCATGAATGCCCTGAGTAATCAGGACGATCGACTTCCCTTCACTGAGCAACTGTTCCATCTCCGCGTCACCAGAAATCGTCCGCGGATCGGCCAGCTTCATCTGGATCGCGTGCAACTCATCGATTCGGGCGTGGTTTTCGGGGCTCGTGATCGTGAGCATGACAAAGGGAAGTCCCTCAGTTGTAGGACCCAAGGTGTCCACGACCACTCTCGGACTCGTTTCAGCGAGTCG from Longimicrobiales bacterium includes:
- a CDS encoding M14 family metallopeptidase; translated protein: MFRRLIAVIAAALVYSPSINAQSVPAPVDHFGHEIGADRKLADWTDLTGYFERLAETSPRVVVDTLGPTTEGLPFVMLTITSPENHARIDELHAIQMKLADPRTISGDAEMEQLLSEGKSIVLITQGIHATEVGASQMSANLAYELASSDSEKIQQILDNVILLQVPSLNPDGLQWVADWYMSNVGTEYEGAPLPWLYHSYVGHDNNRDWYAFTQDETVLTVERAHNAWHPQIVHDVHQMGTNGARIFFPPYIEPWEPNIDPALTSAVSQLGTYMAAELTGQGKKGVVVNAMYDAFSPARAYMHYHGAARILSETASAQMATPVNIASERLGPGRNFDASKRSWNFPDPWKGGAWGLPDIVEYQKAGALALLTNAARNRRYWLENFVGVNQRAVDGWDAWPDAWVIPADQKNPQGITYALRALTMADVEVHQAESSFNVGGVDFPAGSWVIPMTQPYAGFANTMLEVQHYPDLREYPGGPPARPYDVTAHTLGYLLDFDAVALDGGLGVALSDPIDVPGFEFELPEHLTGDDVPRVAMYKSWQEPMPAGWQRWVFDQHDMAYDTLHDADVRSGALADYDVLIFQAQSASSILTGFDQGQVPSDYVGGLGEAGAAEVTDFVEGGGRVIAIEAATDFARDLFGLEIASATAGLPNTDFYIPGSILRLELEGESELTTGMRSETAAWYWRSSMAFDVEDPRVRVAARYASGDPLLSGWVLGGDHIAGKPAILEANIGSGSLVLFGFQPNYRAQTMATWPLLFNAIQKRRIPVG